In the bacterium genome, one interval contains:
- a CDS encoding zinc ribbon domain-containing protein, translating into MGDLPETRNRSETTMPLYEFKCNKCGHTFDKILSIKEMETVKLNCPKCGSDDIKKLMSSGGVKIGLGGYSGKIR; encoded by the coding sequence ATGGGTGATTTACCTGAAACCCGAAACCGGAGCGAAACGACTATGCCCCTCTACGAATTTAAGTGCAATAAATGTGGACATACCTTTGACAAGATCCTGAGCATTAAGGAAATGGAAACAGTCAAGCTTAACTGTCCGAAATGTGGATCGGATGACATCAAAAAGCTCATGTCCTCCGGAGGCGTCAAAATAGGGCTGGGAGGCTATTCGGGGAAAATAAGGTAG